A part of Primulina eburnea isolate SZY01 chromosome 10, ASM2296580v1, whole genome shotgun sequence genomic DNA contains:
- the LOC140803437 gene encoding uncharacterized protein: protein MTCADEEWVAAAMTDDAMVVELLVRLHHASTPLPLHPTVVPLEWSVRQRRSKPLYPNNAPKKSGHRDSPTTALSLSGATSLSGGSGGGCEESSLPPLSKLCHARRSEVNSSTQKSSSKRSRKKKNLAELKEEENSLIKERRDLKREIAALRANLENQRSVNERLKRMKLDLPPIQERELTSLPILPDLNIPFDEFPSSDLVCGAS from the exons ATGACGTGCGCCGACGAGGAATGGGTGGCTGCCGCCATGACAGACGACGCCATGGTGGTGGAGCTCCTGGTGCGCCTCCACCACGCGTCCACGCCGCTCCCGCTCCACCCAACCGTCGTGCCACTGGAGTGGAGCGTGCGTCAACGCAGGTCAAAGCCTCTGTATCCCAACAACGCCCCGAAGAAGTCAGGCCACAGGGACAGCCCCACGACGGCCTTGTCATTGAGCGGCGCCACCTCGCTCAGCGGGGGATCTGGCGGCGGATGTGAAGAGTCCAGCCTCCCACCTCTCTCCAAGTTATGCCACGCAAGAAGATCTGAG GTTAATAGTAGCACTCAGAAGTCAAGCTCCAAGAGGTCAAGAAAGAAGAAG AACTTGGCTGAACTGAAGGAAGAAGAAAATTCCCTAATTAAGGAAAGAAGAGATCTTAAAAGG GAAATAGCTGCCTTACGCGCGAATCTGGAGAATCAAAGGTCTGTGAATGAAAGATTGAAGAGAATGAAG CTTGACTTGCCACCAATTCAAGAAAGAGAACTAACATCTCTACCTATTCTTCCCGATCTAAATATCCCGTTCGACGAATTTCCGAGCTCCGATCTGGTTTGTGGAGCCAGCTAG